One window of the Candidatus Chryseobacterium colombiense genome contains the following:
- a CDS encoding RidA family protein, which translates to MINFKYFTGKKKYFLISPFFILLLTGCFKNENHPVHIPKDRSNVQYGNPKGLFDPTPFAFSHSTTNSNKGSYVFISGQSGGEGLNHHLSKDFRTQVKVALQNLNTVLKASDLTHDDVLKITILIVDHDQEKLQIWSEEMRKVWKDNVFPASTLVPVPKLALDGMLIEVDAIAFKPL; encoded by the coding sequence ATGATTAATTTTAAATATTTTACAGGTAAGAAAAAATATTTTCTGATATCTCCGTTTTTTATTTTATTACTTACGGGTTGTTTTAAAAATGAAAATCATCCGGTCCATATCCCAAAAGATAGGTCAAACGTTCAATATGGAAATCCTAAAGGACTTTTTGATCCTACGCCATTTGCCTTTTCACATTCTACAACGAATTCAAATAAAGGAAGTTATGTGTTCATCTCGGGGCAAAGCGGAGGAGAAGGATTAAATCATCACCTTTCCAAAGATTTCAGGACACAGGTGAAAGTGGCTTTACAAAACCTGAATACTGTTCTTAAAGCATCGGATTTAACCCATGATGATGTACTTAAAATCACAATATTAATTGTTGACCATGATCAGGAAAAACTCCAGATATGGAGTGAGGAAATGCGGAAAGTATGGAAAGATAACGTATTTCCTGCGAGTACTTTAGTACCCGTTCCAAAGCTTGCTTTAGACGGTATGCTCATAGAAGTTGACGCCATTGCATTTAAGCCATTATAG
- a CDS encoding AarF/UbiB family protein, translating to MKTLDKIPTGKIERTGSLLKAGAKVGVNYLKYYGNKITKDEEKARKILNEDNATDIYDSLKELKGSALKVAQMLSMEKNILPVEYVEKFSLSQFSVPPLSGALVKKTFRKYFGKNPEDIFDEFSAESVNAASIGQVHTAKKGGKKLAVKIQYPGVRESISSDLKMVKPIAMKMFNIKKEGSESYFQEVEDKLFEETDYNLELKRSQHFAEECQHLPNVKFPHYYPEYSCEKIITMDWMQGIHFSEFTKKQNTQEDSNKIGQTLWDFYMYQMHILKKVHADPHPGNFLISENKELLVIDFGCIKEIPEDFYIPYFELAKEENLKNPEFFREKLFTLEILREEDSPQEKEFFAKLFYELLELFTRPFNQEKFDFSDESFFQEIADLGQRYAKISDIKGMNTNRGSRHFIYLNRTFFGLYNIMHDLKAKDVMINNYENFIKA from the coding sequence ATGAAAACACTGGATAAAATTCCTACAGGAAAAATTGAACGGACAGGAAGTCTGCTGAAAGCAGGAGCTAAAGTCGGGGTCAATTACCTGAAGTATTACGGAAACAAAATCACTAAAGATGAAGAAAAAGCACGAAAAATCCTGAACGAGGACAATGCAACCGATATTTATGATTCTCTGAAAGAACTCAAAGGTTCAGCTCTGAAAGTTGCCCAAATGCTGAGTATGGAAAAAAATATTCTTCCGGTAGAATATGTTGAAAAATTCTCGCTTTCTCAATTTTCCGTTCCGCCTTTATCGGGAGCTTTGGTGAAAAAAACTTTCAGGAAATATTTCGGGAAAAATCCGGAAGATATTTTTGATGAATTTTCTGCCGAATCAGTCAATGCAGCGAGTATCGGGCAGGTTCATACTGCTAAAAAAGGGGGAAAGAAACTCGCAGTAAAAATCCAGTATCCCGGTGTGAGAGAAAGTATTTCCAGTGATCTTAAGATGGTAAAACCGATTGCCATGAAGATGTTCAATATCAAAAAAGAAGGTTCGGAATCTTATTTTCAGGAAGTGGAAGACAAGTTGTTTGAGGAAACGGATTATAATCTGGAGCTCAAACGCAGCCAGCATTTTGCAGAAGAATGTCAGCATCTTCCGAATGTAAAATTCCCACACTATTATCCGGAATATTCGTGTGAAAAGATCATCACGATGGACTGGATGCAGGGAATTCATTTTTCGGAATTTACTAAAAAGCAGAATACTCAGGAAGATTCGAACAAAATCGGACAAACGCTTTGGGATTTTTATATGTATCAAATGCATATCCTGAAAAAAGTTCACGCCGATCCGCACCCGGGAAACTTCCTGATTTCGGAAAACAAAGAATTATTGGTTATTGATTTTGGCTGTATCAAAGAAATTCCGGAAGATTTTTACATTCCGTATTTTGAATTGGCAAAAGAAGAAAATCTTAAAAATCCTGAATTTTTCCGTGAGAAGTTATTCACACTTGAAATTCTCCGTGAAGAAGATTCGCCACAGGAAAAAGAATTTTTCGCCAAACTTTTTTACGAATTGCTGGAGCTGTTTACAAGACCTTTCAATCAGGAAAAATTCGATTTTTCAGACGAGTCTTTCTTCCAGGAGATTGCCGATCTGGGACAACGATATGCCAAAATCAGCGATATAAAAGGAATGAACACCAACCGCGGTTCCAGACATTTCATTTACCTGAACAGAACATTTTTCGGGTTATATAATATTATGCATGACCTGAAAGCGAAAGATGTTATGATTAATAATTATGAAAATTTCATAAAAGCCTAA
- a CDS encoding redoxin domain-containing protein codes for MLQKGTAAPDFTLFATPDQKVTLSEFKGRNVILAFYPADWSPVCSDQMALYNETLKFFHKYDAELFGISVDSKWCHLAFSQSRNLHFPLLADFEAKGDTARQYGVYDEEEGECKRALFVINKDGIIEWSYLSPTSINPGADGILEALENLNTK; via the coding sequence ATGTTACAAAAAGGTACTGCTGCTCCCGATTTTACATTGTTTGCAACACCAGACCAGAAAGTCACTTTATCAGAATTTAAAGGAAGAAATGTCATCCTCGCTTTTTATCCCGCAGACTGGAGTCCGGTTTGCAGCGACCAGATGGCTTTATACAACGAAACTTTGAAGTTCTTCCATAAATATGACGCAGAACTCTTTGGAATCTCTGTGGACAGCAAATGGTGTCATCTTGCTTTTTCACAATCCAGAAACCTACATTTCCCATTGTTGGCTGACTTTGAAGCGAAAGGAGACACGGCAAGACAATACGGGGTTTATGATGAAGAAGAAGGAGAATGTAAACGTGCATTGTTTGTCATTAACAAAGATGGCATCATCGAATGGAGCTACCTGTCTCCTACCTCCATCAATCCCGGCGCAGACGGAATATTAGAAGCTTTGGAGAATCTTAACACAAAATAA
- a CDS encoding alpha/beta hydrolase family protein, translated as MNKEIKTLVVHPLNSGNKKLPTVYILHGYSGYPKRTLTQDIPSLSALSEEMQMIFVLPDGNYDSWYIDSPNSKYETFISKELTGYIQKKYKSDQSKTALMGWSMGGHGALYIGSRHQETFSAIGSMCGVIDFVPFGKEYGVPKLLGDNPEKWTSYTAISQIDKLKGSRQKILIGCGTDDILIAQNRKFHEQLISLKIPHIYEERPGGHDAGYWSKAAVNQIFQLHQFFTNHD; from the coding sequence ATGAACAAGGAAATTAAAACACTTGTAGTACATCCGTTAAATAGCGGGAATAAAAAACTGCCAACAGTGTATATACTGCACGGCTACAGCGGTTATCCTAAAAGAACTTTAACACAGGATATTCCCTCTTTATCAGCGCTAAGTGAAGAAATGCAGATGATATTTGTGTTGCCCGACGGAAATTATGACAGCTGGTATATAGACAGCCCCAACTCAAAGTATGAGACTTTTATTTCTAAAGAATTGACCGGTTATATTCAAAAAAAATACAAGTCGGATCAGTCTAAAACGGCCTTGATGGGTTGGAGTATGGGCGGACATGGAGCACTGTATATTGGCTCACGGCACCAGGAAACCTTTAGTGCTATCGGGAGCATGTGTGGCGTCATAGATTTCGTTCCTTTTGGAAAAGAATATGGTGTTCCTAAATTACTAGGTGATAATCCTGAAAAATGGACCTCATACACAGCAATTTCACAGATAGATAAGCTTAAAGGCAGCCGGCAGAAAATCTTAATTGGTTGTGGAACCGACGATATCCTGATTGCACAAAACAGAAAATTTCACGAGCAGTTAATCTCATTGAAAATTCCTCATATCTATGAAGAGCGTCCTGGTGGGCACGACGCTGGATATTGGTCGAAAGCCGCTGTTAATCAAATATTCCAACTTCATCAATTTTTTACCAACCATGATTAA
- a CDS encoding NAD(P)H-dependent oxidoreductase, which produces MKALVINGHIKWPQIAEGNLNRTIFEKSKEVFSGKGYEILETVIDSGYEIPQEIEKWVNADVILFHFPINWFGMPAKTKDYIDKVLMSGYGKIYAGDGRNNGGNYGTGGLLKSKGIIVNTWNAPQEAFGNSGQLLENFSMEEFTRPFTATLQFIGVQPLPTFAFYDVFKNPDIDKELLSFEKHLENYI; this is translated from the coding sequence ATGAAAGCATTAGTAATCAACGGACATATCAAATGGCCACAAATTGCAGAAGGAAATCTTAACAGAACCATTTTTGAGAAAAGTAAAGAAGTTTTCAGCGGAAAAGGCTACGAAATCCTCGAAACTGTCATTGACTCTGGTTATGAAATTCCACAGGAAATTGAAAAGTGGGTAAATGCCGATGTTATTCTGTTTCATTTCCCGATCAACTGGTTTGGAATGCCTGCAAAAACAAAGGATTATATCGATAAGGTTCTGATGAGCGGCTACGGAAAAATCTACGCCGGAGACGGCAGAAACAATGGTGGAAACTACGGAACGGGCGGTTTACTTAAATCCAAGGGGATCATCGTTAATACATGGAATGCTCCGCAGGAAGCCTTCGGGAATTCCGGACAGCTCTTAGAAAATTTTTCAATGGAAGAGTTTACCAGACCTTTCACGGCTACACTTCAGTTTATAGGAGTTCAGCCATTACCGACCTTTGCTTTCTATGATGTTTTTAAAAATCCTGATATTGATAAGGAATTATTATCTTTTGAAAAGCATCTGGAAAATTATATCTAA
- the ribA gene encoding GTP cyclohydrolase II has translation MLTIQAQSNIPTDFGMFTVYAFSDHEDDWNPHLVWVAENTDFNKTVNVRFHSECITGEIFHSKKCECGQQLDTAMKYMSENGGMIIYLRQEGRNIGIINKLRAYALQEKGFDTVEANLKLGLPADGRNFDVAVEMLKILNVKEINLLTNNPDKLKSLQNSGIKLNQRIPLEIESNGVNESYLSKKKNYFGHLLEKV, from the coding sequence ATGTTGACAATACAGGCACAATCGAATATACCTACAGATTTTGGGATGTTCACTGTTTATGCTTTCTCAGACCACGAAGATGACTGGAATCCTCATTTGGTTTGGGTGGCAGAAAATACCGATTTTAACAAAACGGTGAATGTCCGTTTTCATTCGGAATGTATTACAGGTGAAATTTTTCACTCCAAGAAATGTGAATGCGGACAACAGCTTGATACAGCTATGAAATATATGTCGGAAAATGGAGGGATGATTATTTATCTTCGTCAGGAAGGGCGAAATATAGGAATCATTAATAAGTTAAGAGCGTATGCACTTCAGGAAAAAGGTTTTGATACCGTGGAAGCCAATCTGAAACTTGGGTTGCCTGCAGACGGAAGAAATTTTGATGTAGCAGTAGAAATGCTGAAGATTTTGAATGTTAAAGAAATCAATTTGCTTACCAACAATCCGGATAAACTTAAGTCTCTGCAAAACAGTGGAATTAAACTGAATCAAAGAATTCCTCTGGAAATAGAATCCAATGGAGTAAACGAAAGTTATCTATCGAAAAAGAAAAATTATTTCGGGCATCTTTTGGAAAAGGTATGA
- a CDS encoding alpha/beta hydrolase, whose protein sequence is MSTLTLKDGTEIFYKDQGEGPILMFHHGWPLSSDDWDAQVIFFLQRGYRVISHDRRGHGRSSQNIYNHTIEQYASDAAELVEFLDLKDVVHIGHSTGGGEVIRYVNKYSNGRAKKAVLISAVPPIMVKSESNPDGVPMEVFDGIREQTLNNRNQFYIDLTFPFYGYNREGANVKEGVQRNWWRQGMMGGIVAHYDGIKAFSETDFTEDLKAVDIPVLVMHGEDDQIVPIANAALKSIILLKNGKLITYPGFPHGMPTTEHETINKDLLEFIQS, encoded by the coding sequence ATGAGTACACTAACATTAAAAGACGGAACAGAGATTTTTTATAAAGACCAAGGAGAAGGACCAATATTGATGTTTCACCACGGATGGCCTTTATCTTCAGACGATTGGGATGCACAGGTTATTTTCTTTTTACAGAGAGGTTACAGGGTAATTTCTCACGACAGAAGAGGTCACGGAAGATCAAGCCAAAATATTTATAACCACACGATCGAACAATACGCTTCTGATGCTGCCGAATTGGTTGAATTCCTTGATTTGAAAGACGTAGTTCATATCGGTCACTCTACAGGAGGTGGTGAAGTGATCCGTTATGTAAATAAATATTCTAACGGAAGAGCTAAAAAAGCTGTTTTAATCAGCGCTGTTCCGCCGATAATGGTAAAAAGCGAAAGTAATCCAGACGGAGTTCCGATGGAAGTTTTCGACGGCATCAGAGAGCAAACTTTGAATAACAGAAATCAATTTTATATTGACTTAACTTTTCCTTTCTACGGATATAACAGAGAAGGCGCTAATGTAAAAGAAGGTGTACAAAGAAACTGGTGGAGACAAGGAATGATGGGCGGAATCGTGGCTCATTATGACGGAATCAAAGCATTTTCTGAAACTGATTTCACAGAGGATTTGAAAGCTGTGGATATTCCTGTTTTGGTGATGCACGGTGAAGATGACCAGATCGTTCCTATTGCCAATGCTGCATTAAAATCAATTATATTATTAAAGAACGGAAAGTTAATTACTTACCCAGGTTTCCCTCACGGAATGCCGACTACTGAACACGAAACAATTAATAAAGACTTATTGGAGTTTATCCAGTCTTAA
- a CDS encoding enoyl-CoA hydratase/isomerase family protein → MIFTTQKITESYWKIAINHPPVNVFDPEFSVQLRTTMEELEANENLKVVVFESSNPEFYVAHAELVNIFEFPKGTGETGLSISWPDVAKRLEQAPFVSIASIRGRARGLGSEFIQAFDMRFASKEKAFFAQPEIGIGSFPGGGGLERLHLLTGKARALEIILSGDDYDAETAANYGWINRAFPDNELDAFVENLAGRIDSFDKKIITTIKSIMNERVIIPKNEHIMETQTRFFASLTEPEARTRIKKLLDRGLQTYGDVELNLGKYL, encoded by the coding sequence ATGATTTTTACAACACAGAAAATAACCGAAAGCTATTGGAAAATAGCCATTAATCATCCTCCGGTAAACGTATTTGACCCTGAATTTTCAGTTCAGCTGAGAACAACAATGGAAGAGCTGGAAGCTAATGAAAATCTGAAGGTTGTAGTTTTTGAAAGCTCTAACCCTGAGTTTTATGTTGCTCACGCAGAACTAGTCAATATTTTTGAATTCCCGAAAGGAACAGGAGAAACAGGCCTTTCCATTTCCTGGCCCGATGTTGCAAAGCGTCTGGAACAGGCCCCGTTTGTAAGTATTGCCTCCATCAGAGGAAGAGCAAGAGGTTTGGGAAGTGAATTTATTCAGGCTTTTGATATGCGTTTTGCGAGTAAGGAAAAAGCTTTTTTTGCACAGCCCGAAATTGGAATTGGTTCCTTTCCCGGCGGCGGCGGATTGGAGCGCCTTCACTTGTTGACTGGAAAAGCAAGAGCTTTGGAAATTATTTTAAGCGGTGATGATTATGATGCTGAAACTGCGGCGAACTATGGCTGGATCAACAGAGCTTTCCCGGATAACGAACTGGATGCTTTCGTAGAGAATTTAGCAGGAAGAATCGATTCATTCGACAAAAAAATCATCACAACTATAAAATCCATTATGAATGAAAGGGTAATCATTCCAAAAAATGAACATATTATGGAAACCCAGACCCGATTTTTCGCATCATTAACTGAGCCCGAGGCGAGAACAAGAATTAAAAAACTGTTGGATCGGGGATTACAGACCTATGGAGATGTAGAGCTTAATCTAGGAAAATATTTATAA
- a CDS encoding SDR family oxidoreductase, whose protein sequence is MKKILLTGATGYIGKRMINVIAAQGYQVICCCRDKNRFSKSVDIDDAQIEVVEVDFLKPETLEHIPKDISGAYYLMHSMSNSNNYAEIEKQCAVNFSDFIETTECQHIIYLSGLANEKELSEHLSSRLAVEKILMECKVPATVLRAGIIIGSGSASFEIIRDLVEKLPVMVAPKWLHTKCQPIGIANVLDFLIFTLFKEKAYRRNFDIGCDNVLTYKEMLLEFAKIRGLKRKIFTVPVMTPKLSSYWLYFITSTSYNLASALVGSMKIEVICRPESLAEIKEITEVHPFSYETALKRTLAKIQDNEIASSWKDSFISSRSDSSLKDYLDVPKYGCFTDLRTEEYDSREKCLDRVFSLGGANGWYGQSLWKIRGFMDLLVGGPGLRRGRTHPDKIHEGDALDFWRVLYADKEEGKLILFAEMKLPGEAWLMFKVYKGKLWQKAVFRPHGLTGRLYWYSVLPFHGIIFKGMVRRLAGKDGYK, encoded by the coding sequence ATGAAAAAAATTCTGCTTACCGGAGCCACCGGATACATTGGGAAAAGAATGATTAATGTTATCGCTGCACAGGGTTATCAGGTAATTTGCTGCTGCAGGGATAAAAACCGTTTTTCCAAAAGTGTGGATATTGACGATGCACAGATTGAAGTGGTGGAAGTTGATTTTCTGAAACCCGAAACGCTGGAACATATCCCGAAAGATATATCCGGTGCATATTACCTGATGCATTCCATGAGCAACAGCAATAATTATGCAGAAATCGAGAAACAATGTGCCGTTAATTTTTCTGACTTTATAGAAACCACCGAATGTCAACACATTATTTATCTTTCAGGTTTAGCTAATGAAAAAGAGCTTTCAGAGCATTTGAGTTCAAGGCTTGCTGTTGAGAAAATCCTCATGGAATGTAAAGTTCCGGCAACTGTTTTGAGAGCGGGAATTATTATCGGTTCAGGAAGTGCCTCTTTTGAAATCATTAGAGATCTGGTAGAAAAATTACCGGTAATGGTGGCTCCGAAATGGCTTCACACGAAATGTCAACCGATAGGAATTGCCAATGTTCTGGACTTTCTGATTTTTACTTTATTTAAAGAAAAGGCTTATCGCAGAAATTTTGATATTGGCTGTGATAATGTACTCACTTACAAAGAAATGCTTTTGGAGTTTGCGAAAATAAGGGGATTAAAAAGAAAAATTTTTACGGTGCCTGTCATGACGCCAAAACTGTCTTCCTATTGGCTGTATTTCATTACTTCAACATCTTATAATCTGGCTTCTGCTTTGGTGGGAAGTATGAAGATTGAAGTAATATGCCGACCGGAAAGTCTTGCTGAAATTAAAGAAATTACCGAAGTTCATCCTTTTTCTTATGAGACTGCTTTGAAAAGAACGTTGGCTAAAATTCAGGATAATGAAATTGCATCAAGCTGGAAGGACAGTTTTATCAGCAGCCGGAGCGATTCCAGTTTAAAAGATTATCTCGATGTTCCTAAATACGGCTGTTTTACCGATTTGCGAACCGAAGAATATGACAGTCGTGAAAAGTGCCTTGATCGGGTCTTTTCTTTAGGAGGTGCCAATGGATGGTATGGACAAAGTCTCTGGAAAATTCGTGGTTTTATGGATCTGTTGGTTGGTGGTCCCGGATTGAGACGTGGAAGAACGCATCCTGATAAAATTCACGAAGGAGATGCTTTAGATTTCTGGCGAGTTCTGTATGCAGACAAAGAAGAAGGAAAACTGATTCTCTTCGCAGAAATGAAGCTTCCCGGTGAAGCTTGGCTGATGTTTAAAGTATATAAAGGCAAGCTTTGGCAAAAGGCGGTTTTTCGTCCTCATGGACTCACGGGAAGGCTTTACTGGTATTCTGTTTTGCCATTTCACGGGATTATTTTTAAAGGGATGGTAAGAAGATTGGCTGGGAAAGATGGCTATAAATAG
- a CDS encoding TetR family transcriptional regulator C-terminal domain-containing protein, whose translation MQEQAHITQEKIFELYGDYLLNHGEKPKNVYLFAKENNFEEKEFYHYFLGFEQIEREILNHLFTKSLELASEVNSSDEVTTKEQLLNVYYIFFENLTMNRSLVLSILGAHKIQSIKTLQKLRETHKEFVKTLDFNEWEIIEKAKEDIRKFNEKSRQEAFWLHLISAIDFWKKDTSPDFEKTDIFIEKTIDTGFELMDNEPLRKVFDLGKFLWKEKFKMS comes from the coding sequence ATGCAAGAACAAGCCCATATCACACAGGAAAAAATATTTGAATTATACGGTGATTATCTTCTTAACCATGGAGAAAAACCGAAAAACGTTTATCTTTTTGCCAAGGAAAACAATTTCGAGGAAAAAGAATTTTATCATTACTTCTTAGGATTCGAGCAAATTGAAAGAGAAATACTGAATCATCTTTTCACAAAATCGCTAGAACTCGCTTCGGAAGTTAATTCTTCCGATGAAGTAACCACCAAAGAGCAACTGCTGAATGTTTATTATATTTTCTTTGAAAACTTAACAATGAATCGTTCGTTGGTATTATCAATTCTGGGAGCTCATAAAATTCAAAGCATCAAAACCCTTCAGAAACTTCGGGAAACGCACAAAGAATTCGTTAAGACTTTAGATTTCAATGAATGGGAAATCATTGAAAAAGCGAAGGAAGACATCCGGAAATTCAACGAAAAATCAAGACAGGAAGCATTTTGGCTGCATCTTATTTCAGCAATCGATTTCTGGAAAAAAGATACTTCTCCCGATTTTGAAAAGACCGATATTTTCATCGAAAAAACGATCGACACAGGCTTTGAACTTATGGACAACGAACCCTTAAGAAAAGTCTTCGACCTTGGTAAATTTTTATGGAAGGAAAAGTTTAAGATGAGCTGA
- a CDS encoding Crp/Fnr family transcriptional regulator, which yields MTAFWEIIDHYSSISEESKNAWSALLKTSNIVKGNNFLDQGVIPKDIAFVSSGLLSYYYLNEKGEKIIKRFFQENSLVASTSALLKQEPGFFAIEALEDTELISYSFRDFRNLAMKYNDIANFYISYLERHWVIEKEFAEITLKSTTAKERYLEFENDYPDLISRLKLHQIASYLAITPTQLSRIRAEL from the coding sequence ATGACAGCATTTTGGGAAATTATAGATCATTATTCCTCGATCTCTGAGGAATCAAAAAACGCATGGTCTGCTTTATTGAAAACATCCAATATTGTAAAAGGAAATAATTTCTTAGATCAAGGAGTGATACCTAAAGATATTGCTTTTGTCAGTAGTGGACTGCTTTCTTATTATTACCTCAATGAAAAAGGTGAGAAAATAATTAAAAGATTTTTTCAGGAAAATTCACTTGTAGCGTCTACAAGTGCATTATTAAAACAGGAACCGGGATTTTTTGCCATTGAGGCTTTGGAAGATACAGAACTGATCAGTTATTCTTTCAGAGATTTCAGAAACTTGGCAATGAAATATAATGATATTGCCAATTTCTACATCAGCTATCTGGAACGCCATTGGGTTATAGAAAAAGAATTTGCCGAAATCACCCTTAAATCAACTACCGCCAAAGAAAGATATTTAGAATTTGAAAATGATTATCCAGATTTGATCTCTCGTTTAAAACTTCATCAGATAGCCTCTTATCTAGCCATTACTCCTACTCAGCTCAGCAGAATCAGGGCCGAACTTTAA
- a CDS encoding thioredoxin domain-containing protein has product MSLKPSVSITDHAQGNDNADLVIVEYGDYQCPYCGAAYPVLKELMKEFGSRVKFVFRNFPLSEMHQYARPAAIAAEAANLQGKFWEMHDAIYENQGSLNENFLIELAEKIGLNVSQFKTDIRKAELEEKVDSDFESGIISGVNGTPSFFVNDKKFNGSAMDLLQLIRENAIR; this is encoded by the coding sequence ATGTCACTAAAACCATCAGTCAGCATAACTGACCACGCCCAAGGTAACGACAATGCCGACCTTGTGATTGTAGAATACGGCGATTATCAGTGTCCGTATTGCGGAGCCGCTTATCCTGTTTTGAAAGAATTAATGAAAGAATTCGGAAGTCGGGTAAAATTTGTTTTCAGGAATTTTCCTTTGTCGGAAATGCATCAATACGCAAGACCTGCCGCCATTGCAGCTGAAGCCGCCAATCTTCAGGGAAAATTCTGGGAAATGCACGATGCGATCTACGAAAACCAGGGATCTCTGAATGAAAATTTTTTAATTGAGCTTGCAGAAAAAATAGGCTTAAATGTTTCTCAGTTCAAAACAGATATTCGAAAAGCTGAGCTGGAAGAAAAAGTAGATTCGGATTTTGAAAGCGGGATTATCAGCGGAGTGAACGGAACACCATCTTTCTTTGTGAATGATAAAAAATTCAACGGAAGTGCGATGGATTTGCTTCAGCTGATACGGGAGAATGCAATTAGGTAA
- a CDS encoding AraC family transcriptional regulator — MKTFNDLAGYNKYLNLSAPLHPLMDSRVCKQAIPNFPQASGEIQVNLFKISLKKNFTGDINYGNNKYYTENGLMLFSEPGQVVSWDSLTFWDGYAFVFHPDLIKQNPIANKIHQYKYFSYEINDALFMTAEEEEIITWLFTKIHMELVENKAQANINIILSLLNVVLSYADVFYERQFKDKATKSVSVSSKLKNLLQNHYKDLSKPVSNFPTVSSVADELNMSSNYLTDLIRSETGRSTISVIQEFVIEQAEILLLQTDMNISDVAYQLGFTNVPYFSRFFKKVKGFSPTEIRNQRKV; from the coding sequence ATGAAAACCTTTAACGATCTTGCCGGTTACAATAAATACCTTAATCTCTCAGCTCCTTTACATCCATTAATGGACAGCAGGGTTTGTAAACAAGCCATTCCAAATTTTCCACAGGCGAGTGGTGAAATTCAGGTTAATCTGTTTAAAATTTCGTTAAAGAAAAACTTTACCGGAGATATCAATTACGGAAATAATAAATATTATACGGAGAATGGATTAATGCTTTTCAGTGAACCGGGACAGGTTGTTTCCTGGGACAGTCTGACTTTCTGGGATGGTTATGCATTTGTTTTTCATCCTGATCTTATTAAACAAAATCCGATTGCCAACAAAATCCATCAGTATAAATATTTCAGTTATGAGATCAATGATGCGTTGTTTATGACAGCGGAGGAGGAAGAAATTATTACCTGGCTTTTTACAAAAATTCATATGGAATTGGTTGAAAATAAAGCTCAAGCCAACATTAATATTATTCTTTCGCTGTTAAATGTCGTTCTTTCGTACGCAGATGTTTTTTATGAAAGACAATTTAAAGACAAAGCCACAAAATCGGTTTCAGTGTCTTCAAAATTAAAAAACTTACTGCAAAACCATTATAAAGACTTATCAAAACCCGTTTCAAATTTTCCTACTGTTTCGTCTGTTGCCGATGAGCTTAATATGTCTTCCAACTACCTTACAGACCTTATCCGTTCAGAAACCGGGAGAAGTACTATCAGCGTTATTCAGGAGTTTGTAATTGAGCAGGCCGAAATTTTATTGCTTCAGACCGATATGAATATCAGCGATGTTGCTTACCAGTTAGGTTTTACCAATGTTCCTTATTTCTCACGGTTTTTTAAAAAAGTCAAAGGCTTTTCACCAACAGAGATCAGAAATCAGAGAAAAGTATAA